Genomic window (Oryzias latipes chromosome 17, ASM223467v1):
GTGTGCTTCACCTTGATTCACaatctttttttagattttgaatcTAGTTTGGAGACTTGGAAGCGTGTCTTTCCCTAAAGATTGTTTTTGACATCAAATATCACCAGACAACCGGAATATGGTTGCAGGGCTGGATTTTAGGCTCATGTGAGGGTTTTATTTATCCATCAAATAAAGTTCCTTTTATGAAAAACATTGAGGCTTTATGTCTTTGAACTGTGGCCTTGGGTGTCATGAACAGAGAAGTTAAGGAATCAGGAAATCAATTACTTTACCATTTAAAAGTCAATGAAATGGTTATTTGTGGCATTTGTGAAGTCCACATGACAGCTGCATAAAGTATTTCAGactgttgttttgattttcttaTGTAAGAGACAGGAAGTGCACTCTTCCTCTTCTTGCAGACAGAGCTCATCATAACATGGCAGAGCAGCAAAACGTTTTATGGAAAGTGCAAAACTATTATAGTTACATACCGGTACTTgaatgaaaaatcaaaaatcattattttttcctccatgataAGTTTTTAAATGGTTGACACTTGTGTGTATTAACTGGGACGCCATTCAGACAtcgctaccaaatctgagtttgACCTGGTGTGAACATAGAAAAGTACCATTTTATTCAGTAATGGCTAACAGCGATTGTTAGACTGCTAAACTCTGTATTTTTCTGCTCTCTGTTCTCTAATGTTCTACTTGTTTGGCCGTTCATGAACAGGATCCAACACTGGTGTGGGAATTAACGTAAAGATCTTTAACAGAACTAAATTCATCGCAATGTGGAAGAAATATGGAAGCATATGTGTCTTTCTTAGAATCTTTgccataaaattaaattaagtttttggAAAAAGGATTTGTGCTCCTTAAAAATGCTTATGAAATGGGTGTTTAAAACAAAGGAGAGTTCATTGAGTCCATGGGATGAAAGCCGTGTCACACAACCACTACGTTTTGCCTATTGTTCTTGTATGAATTTTCAGTCTTTCGTGACACGTGTGATATGCGTGATTcagaagtgtttcttgcatttgtcattTGTCGACGTGTGCTGACGTCCATTAAGGGCTTTGGCCAACAGCTCTTTATGTGAAATCAGTTTTGAGCATTCCAAAATTTTTGGTctgttgagaattacgcagtttgcGCGTATTTTATGTCGTTTATATTTAactattacgtaaatcttacagATTTTGTGTGAGTTTTGATAGAtggatgcaaatttgtggctttcaacaaccgttccacatatgtctaacagacttttcacgcatgtacgtataacttttatattgcgcATACGGCGCAGATTTCGTGTTCAGATTTTGCAATGCACAAATCACAAATGAATTTCATATTAACAGTGTAATAATCGCTCACGGTTCCTGTTCCACATTGATTTGCGTGTTCTTTGAGTGGTTTATTCAAACTTCTTTCATGGTTTTAATTTGGTTCATTCGTGAtgcatctgtgaaaatgtcacgtaaagaccacagcTTTTCTGAATTCCACGTATATTCAGGCATggccaattttcatccgtgccaTATGCACagaatgtacatagtggctgtgtgacatggcctttagtCATGACATAAGAGCATTTCTCCGTCCAACTAACTCTTTAAGCTGCTTATTTTATCTCTAACCCATCAGTCTCATTCCTTTAGAAAACATGAGACCTTTTCATGTTGTTTTGATGCTATCGTcatattttctaaatgtgttcTTGCTTTTTGAGCCACTTCACCATCCGCTGAGGGCAGCTCTTCAGCTTAAGTATAACATTTGacggttttattttgttatttcagGCTAAAGTCAAACAAAGGACTGCAGAAGACAGAACTGCAGGGAACGCTGCAGAGGTGGGTCATTGTTTGCGCTTTGCTTCCTTGACGTTTTCTTTTGCTTATATGCGGAAAAACTCTTTACCACCCAATGAGCTCCGAACTGTGGTTAAGGGTTTGAAAACAACCTTCGGGTCCAGTTTGTCTCCAGGGTATCCACTCCACTCCCAGTAGACGTTTTCTTCTCCTGTGCCATTGTTAACATGGAACCCTCCCCCACTCTGTCACAGATGTCTGTGCATGTATTTACCATGAAAGATGAGAAGAGATTAGGCCACTATGTccccaaacatgtttttctgcttcCTTTTTCATTGTTCAATGAGGTTTTTGGCCCCTTTTACTTCTGCAGAAACAGCACTAACATAATTTTTCTTACCTGCACTTCCCAGTCAATATATAGAAATACAGTGTTGAAATGTTAGAAGTTAAACTGGGGAAAGGAGACGTTTTTACTAGTTGATTTAACTTTTATGTACTCCACGGTCCTCTGTCAAAACTGTACTTCCATGTAGACGTATGtccaaacaggaaaataaaacgATTTGGTTCAATTAGcatgttatttttgtgttttgatagAATGAAGGCGCCAACAGGTCTTTGTTTGATCGACTGGAAGACTTCCGTATTGACCCCAGGCCACCTGAAAACAATGAGGTCTGTCTGAcagtctttttcagttttttcttgaTGTTTATTGGgtataaattatttattgcaAGTCCGCTAAAACCAACCTTCTCTTTTAGGATGTGGAGAATCTTATGGACTGGTGGAACACAGTGGAATGTAAGCTTTatctttttatatttctccTCTTCTTTACTGTAATTTTAACAAAGGTGGGAAGTAATGagttacagtggggcaaaaaagtatgtAGTCAGCGACCAATTATGCAAGTTCTTCCCTGTAATTTTCCTATATACTTCAacaatgagagacaaaatgaaaaaaaataaataagaaaattactgtctgatttttaaagaatttatttgcaaattatgctGGAATATAAGTATTTGTTAATCTACAAACGAGCAAGATTTCTAattgtcacaaagtgaggaacagcccctgcCAGCACTGCCCTCCAGGCTAACAAACACATCCACCTTCTCCATGGAgctactctgaaaggcttaaggaAAGCCTGATAAAGGTCCTTTAAACATGAATGTAAGACTCTGAGAGCAGCTCCTCCAACCTTGCAGCAAAATAAAGAGACGATCATTTGTTTGCAAACTTTAACACTTAAAGCTTTTAAAGGTTCAAGGGAGAGACATGTGTATTCCTTCATGTTTCACGTCCTGCTCacattttttagtgtttttatctttataatTTATGTTAGAATATTGcattactttttcctttttagcatGGGAGGACACACCTCAAGATGATGACATGacggaaaaagaagaagccaagTAGGTGACTTTCTCTTACTTTCTGCTAATCTgggagattgttttttttaattttcttctcctcctctcagagCGTTTGCTGTGACAGCAGATAAAGTGCAAAAGGGCATCCGTGTCTTCAACAAGCTCTTCTCTGAGCGAGGCGAGAGCCTCTGGCAGCACATCATGGACCTCAATGCCCTCGCTGATGGGCTGGACAAGTTTAACAAGAATACCAAGATCGCTCAAATCACCGGCGGCTCCACCAGCGCCATCGGGGGTGTTGCAACCATTGCTGGCCTTGCTTTGGCTCCGGTCACCATGGGAACCTCCCTGATTGTGACGGCTGTAGGATTGGGTGTTGCCACAGCAGGAGGTCTCACCTCAGCAGGTGCTGGCATCTCCAACCAGGTCAACAACTCCATGGATCGCAAGAAAGTGGAGAAAATTGTAGAAGACTACCAGGAGAAGATCGCTGACTTCAACAAGTGCCTGAAGTTCATCAAGCAGGGGATTGACAACCTGCGCAAGTTCAACCtcctcaaaatgaaaaatcatgcATACAACCAGGACTTTCCTGCACTCTCGAGTAGTTTCTATGAAGATGGCGCCATGGCAGGAAAGGCCATCCTCATCAACGCCAATGAGATTATGCGTGTGGTGCAGATTGCCAACGTGGCAGGAAGCACAGCGGCCAGGGCAGTCCAGGTTGCCAGTATGGCTACGGGTGTGCTCACTGGCCTTTTTGTGGGTATGGACATCTACTTTGTGGCTAAAGACTctaaaatgctgaaaaaaggCGCAAAATCAGAATTTGCTGCAAAAATCAGGGAGGTGGCAGAGCAGCTACATGACGGCCTGGTTGAGCTAAACACCATTCGATTTGAACTGCAGTCCACTCAACCCGAAAACAACACCGGCGACGATGGCGCAGATGTAGACAATAAGAAAACAAAGGGTGGGAACAAGTACAGCAGTTCAGATGAAGATGAGATCGaccaaattaaaaagcaaatcaaaaaGGACAATGAAAATAGAGAATACGTTTGACACGAAACGTTGGAAAAGGCATTAgaattgttggaaaaaaagagtCCCAATTggtaaaccatttttttaacatttctgtcaacTAACTGCATCCTCATGCACAGGTACGAGACGTCTCTTAAATGGTTCTTGCCATATCTTAACAAGTAAATCCaaagtatattttttgtttacctttttaaaTATAGAACAAATGTTTATCTTGAAAGAAAGGTCCTGAGCCATTTTGTTGAGATGGTGACTTTTCAGATTATATAGTTCAAAAattagctgtttgtttctccatTAGtcgtgcttttttatgaaactgACAGTAAATGGAGTTTAAacatgatgaaaattacatttggacagaaaaaccttttattcattttaaaaacatgcattcaataCCTTTTTAGGCTAGATAGTTGCAGGTTAAATATTGTACCCTGAAAAGGACAAGTGTTTATTCTTTCCAAattatattttagaaatatAGTGGATTGATGTTTCTTACTTCATTAGCCTTTTTTTTGCCAACCATAACATcaaaaaatggtgtttcttcTTAGAATTTTTGTATTATTAGAGGGAAAGTTTAAATGAAGAACGGAATAAaggataaactttttttttttaaatctgtgtacaCATgcacttttgacttttttccctCACCCTaacacatataaatatatctatCTTAAATTTAAGGGTTTTAACATAACTAAAGTTTGAGACTATTAAAAAGCTTCCACAATTTTTGTGGGTAAATTTTACCTAACTGTGTTTGCACCTTTGTAGACATTGTTTTAGCAGATCATCTCAACTCGATGTTTTCCACTTGTACGTTTATGATCTGTTACATTATTTTAAATCCAGATCTTGTTTTAGGTTAATGAGCACCTGAGGTCTAGAATTATGAACCGCATCATCACAACAAGGAAGACTGTTTCTTTAGTTTTCACCTTTGTGTTTTAGCATGCTGCATGCATCCATCTTTattggggttttattttttagacattCCGAGCGTAATGTAATTGTTATCTGCTAGTAATAAAATTAAAGGATGGATAGACTTTGTTTTCAATTTGCTTTCTCAAAAGCTAAAAGTGGTATAATGCCTGTTGATTAATGAGTTTTTGAATTGGTGTACAGCACAACAAGATTTCTACTGTACAAGGAGCTCTAGTAataggttttttttgtcttcacacACAtataatttgtaaaataaatatatagatagataaaacAATCAGGTTTAAAGTGAATCAAATGTTTAGTGATGGGAGTATTGATATAAAGGTATTGAAATATATGAATAGATCTCAGGACATCACCAAGTTTGGTGTTGACTATTAAAGTATTGATTACTAATTattaaatgagaaaataaaagtctgtcaTTTCTAGATATCTTTGTTGGGTGAAATACTCTGGTGTTTTGTGCCCATGCACCCCAACCCACAGCATATTGAACTGTCCCATCAGTTATGTAACCAGAGGAGCTGTGAGTTGTGCATGTTACCATTAAGGCCATGGCACAtggccactatgtacattttgtgcatattgcacggatgaaaatcaGTCATACGCGAACATATGTCGAAAAGAGAAAcgtttcacagatgtatcacaaatgaaccatgttaaaaccacggaagaagtatgaataaaccacccaaagaacacataaatcaatTTAGAACAGGTAAGATGCGCAATTATTGTACTGTTGATAACCAATTCAGTAGTGATTTGTGCATAATTACGTAATTTGAaagtgatatgtgcgccgtatacgcaaTATAAAAGTAGTTGTAACAAAGGTGTGGATTACTGTCTCAAAGTGCTTTCTTGATAAAAACGATTGACTTTAGCCAGCTGCCTTAACTAAAAGAAGCTGAGTCTCACCACTGAACTGATCTGCTTGTCCAAATTAAAACCATTGTCCATCTTCACTCCTAAGTTTGTGACAGTAGATTTAACAGATGGAGTGACAGAACCCAGAGCTATAGGGTGTGACCCATTGTTGGCACTGGGGCCGAAAACATCACTTCTGTCTTTTCCTTATTGAAGTGGAGAAAGTTAAGACCCATTTTAACCCATGAAGTTTTTAATTCCTCCTAGCAATCAATTAAAGAGCTGATTGAGAAGAAGCCTCTAATGAAGAGTAATATCAAGGACCCAattacgtcgcccggattggcaTCACcagggccccactctggagccaggcctgggGTTAGGGCTTGCAGGCAAGCGCCTGGTGAccggggctcttcccacgggCCCCGGTTGGTCTCAGCCCGAAGGAGCAACGTGAGAATTGTTTgcggtgcatgttggactccagcAATGCTGCCCTTTTttaccggttctgttcatagtttttatgggcAGAATTTCTAGGAGCAGCCAGGGgctggagggggtctggtttggggacaacaggatttcctctctgctctttgcagatgatgttgtcctgttggcttaattgagccaggacctccagcatgcattaGGGCGGTTTGCAgctgagtgtgaagcggctgggatgagggtcagcacagctaaatctgaggccatggttctcgacaggagaaaggtagtttgccatctctctgtGGGTGGAATGTCCCTACCCCagatggaggagtttaaatatcgtgggctcttgttcacgagtgagggaagactgaagtgtgagattgacaggcggatcggagcggcgtccgtagttatgcgtcCGCATGCGTATCgatccgttgtggtgaagagagaactgagccaaaaagaaaagctctcaatttaccggttgatcttcgttccaatactcacctatggtcatgagctctgggtaatgaccgaaagaacgaggtcctgaatacaagcggctaaaatgagcttcctctgtgggGTGTcagggcgctcccttagagatagggtgagaagctcggtcacctgcggagagctcggagtagaaccgcttctcctccagatccagaggagtcagttgaggtggctcgggcgtCTAGTCCCCTCTCCCtagagaggtgttccgggcatgtcccactggacgGAGGCTCCTCTGCTGGCCTGGGAatgcctcggggtccccccagaggagctggaggaagtggccggtgagagggaagtctgggcatctttgcttagactgctgcccccgcgacccagtcccggataagcggaggaagttggatggaaggatggatgagtAGGCATCCTTCTTGGTTAATTGTTGGACATGCGTGAAACGCtcgtggaaaaacaaaaatttgtgCATCTTGGAAAAATCAggcacataataataataataataataataataata
Coding sequences:
- the LOC101166742 gene encoding uncharacterized protein LOC101166742 isoform X8: MDRFGDLDLECDEGGGVPEHERKENSPVQKPKSKPETANGMMKSTFYTDTQENSYNVEQETLAIEETKQSHKQSKLAGAVSKLNPFHSANKHEKQTGSDDEVPAGSRRFSSDKPSAVAEVASKLNPFHSANQVKSNPDREKSETPPVPPGPTKEEMKRTSTHNKVKPTKTEDQNKSSNTNTEEMIDKEDNPPSHRQHSVVEAMSELNPFRSASNRANENTETPKETAEQLDPNQQGRRARNEAPLVTPRPTEEEIRGVSPNQVQPRKTKDKESNPREKKEKPSEGPAEVVGASVETEDEDKDSSSKEDRREEDDKDKTKTKVQKPKKNNPFMPRVKAKVKQRTAEDRTAGNAAENEGANRSLFDRLEDFRIDPRPPENNEDVENLMDWWNTVESWEDTPQDDDMTEKEEAKAFAVTADKVQKGIRVFNKLFSERGESLWQHIMDLNALADGLDKFNKNTKIAQITGGSTSAIGGVATIAGLALAPVTMGTSLIVTAVGLGVATAGGLTSAGAGISNQVNNSMDRKKVEKIVEDYQEKIADFNKCLKFIKQGIDNLRKFNLLKMKNHAYNQDFPALSSSFYEDGAMAGKAILINANEIMRVVQIANVAGSTAARAVQVASMATGVLTGLFVGMDIYFVAKDSKMLKKGAKSEFAAKIREVAEQLHDGLVELNTIRFELQSTQPENNTGDDGADVDNKKTKGGNKYSSSDEDEIDQIKKQIKKDNENREYV